The Bacteroidota bacterium sequence CACGTTACGCTGTGGGATACGGCTTGCTGGCTGACCTGTTCGGCTTTATTGCGGCGATTTTGGTGGCTTACTTATTCTTCAGGTAGAGATAAATTAAAAACATGTGGTGGATATTCGCGTTGCTTTCAGCTTTATTCGCGGCACTTACAGCTATCCTGGCCAAGATCGGCATAAAGGGAATTGACACCAACCTTGCAGTCGCGATACGCACATCCGTTATACTTTTTTTAACCTGGGGTATTGCCTTTTTTTCAGGTGGTACAAAAGCAATATCAACCGTTAGTAAGCACAGTCTTCTGTTTCTCATTCTTTCCGGGATCACAACAGGCTTGTCCTGGCTATTCTATTTCAAAGCATTAGAGATCGGAAAACTCTCGCAGGTGGCGCCCGTTGACAAACTCAGCATTGCTTTAACGATCCTATTATCATTTGTTATCCTCAAAGAAACGGTCGACTTTAAAACATTGGTTGGTGCATTATTAATAATTGGTGGTACGATTGTTATTATCATTTAGTTTCCATTGCAAAACCAATAATTCTATAAGTACGATTCATCAATGTTCGTATAATTACAATGTTTTGAGCCGGTGAGCCACGTGTGTGAGGATCGCTTTGTCTTGATTTCAGCCCACCTGCTGGCTCAAATGTACACAGTACATTTGCCCCTGTTACTTTTCTTTATCAAGAAAGAAAAGTAAGAGAAGAATTTTGATGAAATAATATTTTTATGAATAAGGATTTAACACCTCTTTTATTAATGGATAGGTGTTTTTCAAAGCCTCCCACACCTCCTTCGCATTCATCCATCGCGCATCTGTAATACTCTCCTCCAATTGCGGTATTAATTTGTCGGTGGAGCCTGAATAGTTCATTTCAAACCAATAGGTCCTTTTTAAAACATGTTTATTTTTCAACAAATACGTGTGATACGTTGATGGAAGCTCCTTTATTATTTTTATTTCCTTAATTCCGCACTCCTCCTGCACCTCGCGTAAAGCAGCATGTTTAATCTCTTCGCCTTTTTCAATTTTCCCCTTGGGAAGATCCCATCTCTTATGTCTGAAAATGAGTAATAGTTCATCTTTTCTGTTTTTTACAACACCTCCCGCGGCCTCAATGCGCTGAAAAAGTCCCCTATACTCTTTCCAAAGTAACTCAAGGTCGGCTGAAAAAATATAAAGTCCGCTCTGCCCCTCCTGTTGAATGAATGTTTCATACTCTTTCATAAGCTGAGAGGCGCTTACAAATGTTATTATCCTCGCATCGTTCCTATCGGGGAATGCACTTTTATCGTCGACCAGGTAAACACATTTATCTTTGGCAAA is a genomic window containing:
- a CDS encoding EamA family transporter; amino-acid sequence: MWWIFALLSALFAALTAILAKIGIKGIDTNLAVAIRTSVILFLTWGIAFFSGGTKAISTVSKHSLLFLILSGITTGLSWLFYFKALEIGKLSQVAPVDKLSIALTILLSFVILKETVDFKTLVGALLIIGGTIVIII
- a CDS encoding NUDIX hydrolase — encoded protein: MLKPVYKIFAKDKCVYLVDDKSAFPDRNDARIITFVSASQLMKEYETFIQQEGQSGLYIFSADLELLWKEYRGLFQRIEAAGGVVKNRKDELLLIFRHKRWDLPKGKIEKGEEIKHAALREVQEECGIKEIKIIKELPSTYHTYLLKNKHVLKRTYWFEMNYSGSTDKLIPQLEESITDARWMNAKEVWEALKNTYPLIKEVLNPYS